One window of the Salvia splendens isolate huo1 chromosome 1, SspV2, whole genome shotgun sequence genome contains the following:
- the LOC121764067 gene encoding probable pectinesterase/pectinesterase inhibitor 32 yields MASLVALIIFIAIVISQAVATTDDNILQTGDSNNESQGKNMTELTMQQISLAIPYFSDNGEIRTMINNTNADNTLALFALRCTNLETCVEGFENKPQVMFESVYNKLKYPIDLNRGTTKIMARLDNKADVMKKDSEYLDWVSDGDRNLLEADSKISANDVVAKYGSGKYKTISDAVKDKWNLMMFGDGMDKTIITGNKSHAHGTGFQTRVTATFAVLGEGFIARDIKFANTAGAKNEQAVALLSDSDRCSMEGVKDVLLNIGQIPP; encoded by the exons ATGGCCTCTCTTGTAGCCTTAATAATTTTCATAGCTATTGTCATATCTCAAGCTGTTGCAACAACTGATGATAACATCTTGCAGACAGGCGATTCAAATAATGAAAGTCAAGGCAAGAACATGACAGAATTAACAATGCAACAAATTTCATTAGCAATCCCATATTTCAGTGACAATGGAGAAATCAGAACTATGATCAACAACACTAATGCAGACAACACACTGGCCTTATTCGCACTGAGAT GCACCAATCTGGAGACATGCGTAGAAGGATTTGAGAATAAACCTCAGGTGATGTTCGAATCTGTATACAACAAACTCAAGTATCCCATCGATCTCAACAGAGGAACGACCAAAATCATGGCCAGGTTGGACAATAAAGCTGATGTTATGAAAAAAGATTCTGAGTATCTGGATTGGGTGTCTGATGGGGACAGGAATCTCCTGGAGGCGGATTCGAAGATCAGTGCTAATGATGTGGTGGCCAAATATGGATCGGGGAAGTATAAGACAATATCGGATGCGGTGAAGG ATAAATGGAATTTGATGATGTTTGGGGATGGGATGGATAAAACCATAATCACCGGCAACAAGAGCCATGCCCATGGCACTGGATTCCAGACTAGGGTAACCGCCACCTttg CCGTACTAGGAGAGGGATTCATAGCTCGTGACATAAAATTCGCAAACACGGCCGGAGCCAAGAACGAACAAGCAGTGGCCCTTCTCTCCGACTCAGACCGGTGCAGCATGGAGGGTGTTAAGGATGTACTCCTTAACATCGGACAAATTCCTCCGTGA